From Pigmentibacter ruber, a single genomic window includes:
- a CDS encoding substrate-binding periplasmic protein, whose protein sequence is MKVIKVKFSLKIKIFMLLLLLILFQNKIYAEEWIGACEENYPPYNYMENGFPTGLDTEIVQHVMNKIGKKITIRTANWSNVYKNLLESKVDLAWQFIGSEERKKLFFLVGPIRYGLDVILVRKSSNVSNWTSLNDFSGLKAGVIKGYKYHHEFDTANNFKKKEFPNVQSQLEALISNKVDFIIGDFNVMKYIIKKNNYYEKVKFLPTSIKKIPRFIAFSNKDKEKSILFDHYLQEFLSSQEYTDLLEKYEKLNR, encoded by the coding sequence ATGAAAGTAATTAAAGTTAAGTTCTCATTAAAAATAAAAATATTTATGCTATTGCTGTTACTTATTTTATTCCAAAATAAAATATATGCCGAAGAATGGATTGGAGCTTGTGAAGAAAATTATCCTCCTTATAACTACATGGAAAATGGATTTCCTACAGGATTAGATACTGAAATTGTTCAACATGTTATGAATAAAATAGGAAAGAAAATAACTATTAGAACAGCTAATTGGTCTAATGTTTATAAAAATTTACTAGAAAGTAAAGTTGACTTGGCATGGCAGTTTATTGGATCTGAAGAAAGGAAAAAATTATTTTTTTTGGTGGGTCCAATTCGTTATGGATTAGACGTTATTTTAGTCAGAAAAAGTTCAAATGTTTCTAATTGGACTTCATTAAATGATTTTTCAGGATTAAAGGCAGGGGTGATTAAAGGCTACAAATATCATCATGAATTCGATACTGCAAATAATTTTAAAAAGAAAGAATTTCCAAATGTCCAGTCACAACTTGAAGCTTTAATAAGTAACAAAGTTGATTTTATCATTGGCGATTTTAATGTAATGAAATATATTATTAAAAAAAATAATTACTATGAAAAAGTTAAATTTCTGCCAACTTCAATAAAAAAGATCCCTCGCTTTATTGCTTTTTCAAATAAGGATAAAGAAAAATCTATTTTATTTGATCATTATCTTCAAGAATTTTTAAGTTCACAAGAATATACAGATTTGTTAGAGAAATATGAAAAATTAAATCGTTAA
- the lepA gene encoding translation elongation factor 4, with amino-acid sequence MSKTTNAEPELIRNFCIIAHIDHGKSTLADRLLEMTGAVADREKQAQILDSMDLERERGITIKAQTATVDYTAKDGKTYTLNLIDTPGHVDFTYEVSRSLTACEGALLVVDATQGVEAQTVANVYLAADNNVDIIPVINKADLPSADYERVCFQIEEELAIDTSNAIKCSAKTGMGVPDILEAIIHYIPSPPDNRDKDLRALIFDSWFDAYQGVIVLVRIFDGTVKIGDQIKMMHSGKVFEVQKVGIMCVKAYPRESLSAGEVGYIIANVKDVKDSRVGDTICMASAQVEPLPGFKKAKQMVFAGIFPVETNQFESLKDALAKLTLNDSSLSYEPETSVALGFGFRCGFLGLLHMEIIQERLEREYNMNVIFTAPTCVYIVETTKGEELRVDNPANLPSATTIAKFSEPVVKATFHMPQEHLGGVMALLAERRGVQTKMEYLSQSRVMLQYELPLNEMVFDFFDRIKSISRGYASMDYEFLDYKESDLVRLDILVNGEPLDALSCIVHRSNSYERGRLLVKKLREVIPRQQYEVPLQAAIGSKVIARETLSALRKDVTAKCYGGDISRKRKLLDKQKEGKKRMKQVGSVEIPQEAFMAILNLSDVE; translated from the coding sequence ATGAGTAAAACAACTAACGCAGAACCAGAACTCATCAGAAATTTTTGTATCATTGCCCACATTGATCACGGTAAATCAACCTTAGCGGATCGTTTACTTGAAATGACTGGTGCTGTAGCCGACAGAGAAAAACAAGCTCAAATTTTAGACAGTATGGATCTTGAGCGAGAACGTGGAATAACCATCAAAGCGCAAACAGCCACCGTCGATTATACAGCTAAAGATGGAAAAACTTATACTTTAAATTTGATTGATACCCCTGGCCATGTTGATTTTACCTATGAAGTCAGCCGCAGTTTAACTGCTTGTGAAGGAGCTTTGCTAGTTGTTGATGCTACCCAAGGAGTTGAAGCTCAAACCGTCGCCAATGTTTACTTAGCTGCAGATAACAACGTAGACATAATACCAGTCATAAATAAAGCTGATTTACCAAGTGCTGATTATGAACGTGTTTGTTTTCAAATTGAAGAAGAACTTGCTATTGATACATCTAATGCAATAAAATGTAGCGCAAAAACAGGAATGGGTGTTCCCGATATCTTAGAAGCTATAATTCATTATATACCGTCCCCTCCTGACAACAGAGACAAAGATCTTAGAGCTCTCATTTTTGATAGTTGGTTTGATGCCTATCAAGGAGTGATAGTTCTTGTGCGTATTTTTGATGGAACTGTCAAAATCGGTGATCAAATAAAGATGATGCATTCTGGCAAAGTTTTTGAAGTGCAAAAAGTTGGAATCATGTGCGTGAAAGCTTATCCAAGAGAAAGTTTGAGTGCTGGTGAAGTAGGTTATATCATTGCAAATGTGAAAGACGTGAAAGATTCAAGAGTTGGTGACACTATTTGCATGGCCTCTGCACAGGTAGAACCTTTACCTGGATTTAAAAAAGCAAAACAAATGGTATTTGCAGGTATCTTTCCTGTGGAAACAAATCAATTTGAATCCCTTAAAGATGCTCTAGCAAAATTAACTTTAAATGACAGTTCTCTTAGTTATGAACCAGAAACTTCAGTGGCACTAGGATTTGGATTCCGTTGTGGATTTCTTGGACTTCTGCACATGGAAATTATTCAAGAACGCCTTGAACGTGAATATAATATGAACGTCATCTTCACTGCTCCTACCTGTGTTTATATTGTTGAAACTACAAAAGGTGAAGAGTTACGAGTTGATAATCCAGCAAATCTACCATCAGCTACAACTATTGCAAAGTTTTCTGAACCTGTTGTAAAAGCCACTTTTCATATGCCACAAGAACACTTGGGCGGAGTAATGGCCTTGCTAGCTGAAAGGCGGGGGGTTCAGACTAAAATGGAATATCTTTCTCAAAGCCGTGTGATGTTGCAATACGAACTTCCTTTAAATGAAATGGTATTTGATTTTTTTGATCGTATTAAAAGTATTTCCCGCGGTTACGCAAGTATGGATTACGAATTTTTAGATTACAAAGAAAGCGATCTTGTTCGGCTAGATATATTAGTAAATGGAGAACCCCTTGATGCTCTTTCTTGTATTGTCCACAGAAGCAATTCGTATGAACGTGGTCGTTTGCTAGTCAAAAAATTAAGGGAAGTTATTCCAAGACAACAATATGAAGTTCCTTTGCAAGCTGCCATAGGTTCTAAAGTAATTGCACGCGAAACGTTAAGTGCGCTTAGAAAAGATGTTACCGCCAAATGCTATGGTGGTGATATTTCTCGAAAAAGAAAATTATTAGATAAACAAAAGGAAGGTAAAAAACGTATGAAGCAAGTTGGAAGTGTTGAAATTCCACAAGAAGCATTTATGGCGATATTGAACCTTTCCGATGTAGAATAA
- a CDS encoding Bcr/CflA family efflux MFS transporter gives MKKSHLLFLIFLVSFEFSVYLSNDMILPALVDVVNDFQEPEDLIPLSLSIFLLGSLSIQLIVGPISDRYGRRKTLFAGGLIVLIGNLLGIIAANMDMFFVARILQGMGPCFIGVAGYACVHELFAEKEAIHVISWMASIALFAPMIGPLLGSFVLLFASWRYIFLTTFFLAFITLIGLWFVMPETLPKNKIVPIKLKTTLANYLELFKNQKYFFGTLSFSFAFGSVIVWIASSPMVLISLFKLNKSQFSIVQIPIFMAFVLGTFALRYLSQLKSSTQCLKIGFVITTISMLVLCFTTFFFPKNLYLLISVFACFNFGYGLFSAPFTRIILDSTNLSKGISSALLYFFFFVVGTIFSGIFPSFYNQTIFSFVLYISIIYLISLMFYFFMEKEKNTSDKLGL, from the coding sequence ATGAAAAAATCACACCTTTTATTTTTAATTTTCTTAGTTTCTTTCGAATTCTCTGTTTATTTGTCAAATGATATGATTCTTCCTGCTCTTGTTGATGTTGTTAATGACTTCCAAGAGCCTGAAGATCTCATTCCGTTATCCCTTTCCATCTTCCTCCTAGGATCACTTTCAATTCAACTCATAGTTGGACCAATATCTGATCGCTATGGAAGAAGAAAAACTCTATTTGCTGGTGGATTGATTGTTCTAATAGGCAATCTTTTGGGTATCATTGCTGCAAACATGGATATGTTTTTTGTTGCTAGAATCCTTCAAGGAATGGGACCTTGCTTCATTGGTGTAGCTGGATATGCATGCGTACATGAACTTTTTGCAGAAAAAGAAGCTATTCACGTTATTTCTTGGATGGCTTCCATAGCTCTTTTTGCTCCAATGATAGGTCCATTATTAGGTAGCTTTGTGTTACTTTTTGCAAGCTGGCGATACATTTTTTTAACTACATTTTTCTTAGCATTCATTACCTTAATTGGTTTGTGGTTTGTAATGCCTGAAACATTACCAAAAAATAAAATTGTTCCCATTAAATTAAAAACCACATTAGCAAATTATTTAGAGCTATTTAAAAATCAAAAATATTTTTTCGGTACCTTAAGTTTTAGTTTTGCTTTTGGATCAGTCATTGTATGGATAGCTAGTTCACCTATGGTTTTAATTAGTTTATTTAAATTAAATAAAAGTCAATTTAGTATTGTTCAAATCCCTATATTTATGGCTTTTGTACTAGGAACTTTTGCACTACGATATTTAAGTCAGTTAAAATCTTCTACCCAATGTTTAAAAATTGGTTTTGTTATTACAACTATCTCAATGCTAGTATTATGCTTTACCACATTTTTTTTCCCTAAAAATTTATATCTTTTAATTTCCGTATTTGCTTGTTTTAATTTTGGTTACGGATTATTTTCGGCTCCTTTTACAAGAATCATTTTAGATTCAACAAATTTATCAAAAGGAATTTCATCTGCATTACTATATTTTTTCTTTTTTGTAGTAGGTACAATTTTTTCTGGTATTTTTCCAAGTTTTTATAATCAAACAATATTTTCATTTGTTTTATATATTTCAATTATTTACCTTATATCTTTGATGTTTTATTTTTTTATGGAGAAAGAAAAAAATACGTCAGATAAATTGGGATTATAA
- a CDS encoding metallophosphoesterase, whose amino-acid sequence MDFFRILIVILFLIFSYFYLCRSIHIIFGLKRKSFIYITLALFMFLTNLGFWGSRYFRGQGSIPYQFEYIYWVSFILLGFMFFMLSCFFIADIFSIIIYFIHKIISFKKTKKSENLNKERRRILHFISLGIAACFTGVAYVNARRIPQVKEVFVPIKNLHDELKDFSIVQLTDLHIGQTIGKEYVEAVVEKVNLLNADIVVITGDLIDGFVEQIQDWVKPLSNLKAKYGIYYVTGNHEYYWDAEGWVKYIQSLGIHYLGNSNHLLNIGKSKVIICGVNDLSAEKFIESHKMDLEKSKNNAPQFPHLKILLAHQPNTAFEAVKLNYFDLQISGHTHGGQIWPMTWLIHFIQYFRPGLTAFQNMYVYVSRGTGYWGPPARLGSDSEITFLKIKQV is encoded by the coding sequence ATGGATTTTTTTCGAATTCTCATTGTGATACTTTTTTTGATTTTTTCATATTTTTATTTATGCCGAAGTATTCACATTATATTTGGTTTAAAAAGAAAATCATTTATTTACATAACTCTAGCATTATTTATGTTTTTAACAAATTTAGGCTTTTGGGGATCTCGGTATTTTAGAGGGCAGGGGAGTATACCCTATCAATTTGAATATATTTATTGGGTGAGCTTTATATTATTAGGTTTTATGTTTTTTATGCTAAGTTGTTTTTTTATTGCAGATATATTTTCCATAATAATATATTTCATTCATAAAATTATTAGTTTTAAGAAAACAAAAAAATCTGAAAATTTAAATAAAGAAAGAAGAAGAATATTGCATTTTATTTCATTAGGAATTGCTGCTTGTTTTACTGGAGTTGCATATGTAAATGCAAGAAGAATTCCTCAGGTTAAAGAAGTATTTGTTCCAATTAAAAATTTGCATGATGAATTGAAAGATTTTTCTATTGTCCAGCTTACTGATCTTCATATTGGACAAACTATTGGAAAAGAATATGTTGAAGCAGTTGTTGAAAAGGTAAATCTCTTAAATGCAGATATAGTTGTAATAACAGGTGATTTGATTGATGGTTTTGTTGAACAAATTCAAGATTGGGTCAAGCCATTAAGCAATTTAAAAGCTAAATATGGAATTTATTACGTTACCGGAAATCATGAGTATTATTGGGATGCTGAAGGTTGGGTAAAATATATTCAATCTCTAGGAATACACTATCTAGGAAATTCAAATCATCTTTTAAATATTGGCAAATCAAAAGTAATTATTTGTGGAGTGAATGATCTTTCCGCCGAAAAATTTATAGAATCACATAAGATGGATTTAGAAAAAAGTAAAAATAATGCACCGCAGTTTCCTCATTTAAAGATACTATTGGCACATCAACCCAATACTGCTTTTGAAGCAGTTAAACTGAATTACTTTGATTTACAAATTTCAGGACATACCCATGGAGGACAAATTTGGCCAATGACATGGCTTATTCATTTTATTCAATATTTTAGGCCAGGATTAACAGCTTTTCAAAATATGTATGTTTATGTGAGTAGAGGAACGGGATACTGGGGGCCACCAGCGCGTTTAGGCTCGGATTCTGAAATTACATTTCTTAAAATAAAACAAGTTTAA
- a CDS encoding type 2 periplasmic-binding domain-containing protein: protein MYRISISFLSIWLQFFVYGAAFKPVLNLLAPQGVLSPKMISQFEDEYHCNVRIEFVGSRYEYESRLRAGLRNYDALLADERILQRLYLQRQLRSLNDDVNFSLNQVTKYPLQVRSRLNLDGRSYVTLMADPMGIVFNKRNFNVKQALPSWNWLISPEEFPFWRQRVFVSNFPKHQLLIALLATGKEITSSSWFIPEPTIKWLQNLKLQSVNVDYPLELAFLGNKIEAAVVFRSEYMRLKKVVPDLKFVVPNKVTYFDRIGIAVVSDTVQETLAQNFIKFLNSKRDHLIVNDNYISYNVINYEGSATKNWVAYDDENPIPRRIENILNDLYKK from the coding sequence TTGTATCGCATATCCATTTCATTTTTATCAATATGGCTGCAATTTTTTGTTTATGGAGCTGCTTTTAAACCTGTGTTAAATTTGCTTGCTCCCCAAGGTGTGTTATCTCCAAAAATGATCTCGCAATTTGAAGATGAGTATCACTGTAATGTAAGAATAGAATTTGTCGGAAGTCGCTATGAGTATGAATCTCGCTTACGTGCAGGTTTGAGGAACTACGATGCCCTTCTTGCAGATGAAAGAATATTGCAAAGACTGTATTTACAAAGGCAGTTACGTTCTCTTAATGATGATGTAAATTTTTCGCTCAATCAAGTAACAAAATATCCTCTGCAAGTTCGTTCGCGTTTAAACTTAGATGGAAGATCTTATGTTACTTTAATGGCTGACCCGATGGGAATTGTTTTCAATAAAAGAAATTTTAACGTAAAACAGGCTTTGCCTTCATGGAACTGGCTTATAAGCCCAGAGGAATTTCCTTTTTGGCGACAAAGAGTATTTGTTTCTAATTTTCCTAAACATCAACTTCTTATTGCCTTATTAGCTACAGGGAAAGAAATTACATCTTCATCATGGTTCATTCCTGAACCTACTATAAAATGGTTACAAAATTTAAAGCTTCAAAGTGTAAATGTTGATTATCCATTAGAATTAGCATTTTTAGGAAATAAAATTGAAGCAGCAGTTGTGTTTAGATCAGAATATATGCGATTAAAAAAAGTTGTACCTGATTTAAAGTTTGTCGTACCAAATAAAGTAACATATTTTGATAGAATTGGAATTGCTGTGGTGTCAGACACTGTCCAAGAAACCTTAGCACAGAATTTTATTAAATTTTTAAATTCTAAAAGAGATCACTTGATTGTTAATGATAATTACATTAGCTATAATGTGATAAATTATGAGGGATCAGCTACAAAAAATTGGGTGGCTTATGATGATGAAAACCCTATACCAAGAAGAATAGAAAATATTTTAAATGATTTATACAAAAAATAA
- a CDS encoding 30S ribosomal protein S1 produces the protein MAKFRYIDKEENSRDPFASEAEEMNEFEQLLQTDKHTPTSRRYRMGETVEGTVVSVNSDFVFIDLGGKSAATIPTEEFTSLSLTPPKAGESISAYVKSDNGSEIILTKTVRRKEMDDSILRNAFSAKIPVEAKVEKTIKGGFEATLGGKRCFVPLGQMDLAHFSDPEVFVGNIYKFHITELKGKNIVLSRKSILKEEFDSKISEILNKLEVGQNHIATVTKLVDFGAFASIEGVEALIPLSEMAWKRLKKPDEVVRIGEQVNVKILKIERSPKLKIALTMKEAGEDPWISNATRLHPGSVLEGTVVRMIDNGAFVNVADGVDGLVPINQITWEKRINHPKDILKVGQSVKVHVLASDLSAHRLSLSIKGPMPEEMLNKIKFKKRGDTVSEEDRALMQQWEDYKANDAKVLTNSNREDSNIFASAFKKAQKKK, from the coding sequence ATGGCAAAATTTAGATATATTGATAAAGAAGAAAATTCCCGTGATCCATTTGCTTCAGAAGCAGAAGAAATGAATGAATTTGAACAATTATTACAAACTGACAAACATACACCAACGTCAAGACGCTACCGGATGGGTGAAACTGTAGAAGGCACAGTTGTTTCGGTAAATAGTGATTTTGTGTTTATCGACCTAGGCGGTAAAAGCGCAGCAACAATACCCACTGAAGAATTTACAAGTCTATCCCTGACTCCTCCAAAAGCAGGAGAAAGCATTTCTGCTTATGTAAAATCCGACAATGGTTCTGAAATTATTTTGACAAAGACTGTACGAAGAAAAGAAATGGATGATTCCATCTTACGCAATGCTTTTTCTGCTAAAATTCCAGTTGAAGCTAAAGTAGAAAAAACAATAAAAGGAGGATTTGAAGCTACTCTTGGCGGAAAACGTTGTTTTGTTCCGTTAGGACAAATGGATCTCGCTCATTTTAGCGATCCTGAAGTTTTTGTAGGTAACATCTATAAATTTCATATTACTGAATTAAAAGGAAAAAATATTGTCCTTTCTAGAAAATCAATTCTAAAAGAAGAGTTTGATTCTAAAATTTCAGAAATTTTAAATAAACTAGAAGTGGGGCAAAATCACATTGCAACAGTCACTAAATTAGTTGATTTTGGTGCGTTTGCTTCAATAGAAGGAGTAGAAGCACTTATCCCGCTTAGCGAAATGGCTTGGAAAAGACTTAAAAAACCTGATGAAGTGGTTCGTATTGGTGAACAAGTTAATGTTAAAATCTTAAAAATTGAACGCTCTCCTAAATTAAAAATTGCTTTGACAATGAAAGAAGCAGGTGAAGATCCTTGGATATCAAATGCCACAAGACTTCATCCAGGATCAGTTTTGGAAGGTACTGTAGTTCGCATGATTGATAATGGCGCTTTTGTCAATGTAGCTGATGGAGTAGATGGCCTAGTTCCTATCAATCAAATTACTTGGGAAAAACGTATCAACCATCCCAAGGATATCTTAAAAGTAGGACAGTCAGTTAAAGTACATGTTTTGGCGTCAGATCTCTCTGCACATAGACTAAGTTTATCCATAAAAGGTCCTATGCCTGAAGAAATGTTAAATAAAATTAAGTTTAAAAAACGCGGTGATACGGTCAGTGAAGAAGACCGAGCTCTCATGCAACAATGGGAAGATTACAAAGCAAATGATGCTAAAGTATTAACCAATTCAAATAGAGAGGACTCCAATATCTTTGCTTCTGCCTTTAAAAAAGCACAAAAGAAGAAATAA
- a CDS encoding 30S ribosomal protein S1: MASLHSDVSKKKVNYNALEWLDEDVDFLSQEESQDGFAALFKAQEESQSVIKEGQVVKGRVIEIKDDSVVVDIGHKSAGEIPKSEFTTENGTFSLKVNDIIDVFVDVFEDDEGELVLSKDKADMLKAWDRISEAFEKDELVEGKIVGRVKGGLSVDIGVKAFLPGSQVDLRPVRNLEKLLGQVLQFKIIKFNKKRGNIVLSRRVLLEQDRERMRSETLKGLQVGSSMIGIVKNITDYGAFIDLGGIDGLLHITDMSWGRLNSPSEVLNVGDEINVKVLSFDPSSNRVSLGLKQLQNDPWISVAEKYASAQRLRGKVVSLTDYGAFVELEPGVEGLIHVTEMTWNRRIKHPSKIVNIGDEVDVVVLAVDLENHRISLGMKQTEPNPWEIVTQKYQVNDVIRGKIRNITDFGIFVGIEEGVDGLIHVSDISYTERIKHPQDLYKKGDEVEAKVLQIDVENMRFSLGIKQLGEDPYEVAAKKMLPGTKAKGKVTRLAEFGAFVDIAPGVEGLIHTSELENPNIAVDAEVEFVILSADFAERRFELSQKAATRGLDDSHNKTIQSALSSDASSQNSFAEAFARAKATKDNT; this comes from the coding sequence ATGGCAAGTCTCCACTCCGATGTTTCTAAGAAAAAAGTAAATTATAACGCTCTTGAATGGCTTGATGAAGACGTAGACTTCTTATCACAAGAAGAGTCACAAGACGGTTTTGCTGCATTATTTAAAGCGCAAGAAGAATCTCAAAGCGTAATCAAAGAAGGCCAAGTTGTAAAAGGGCGCGTAATCGAAATAAAAGATGACAGCGTCGTTGTTGATATTGGACATAAGTCTGCGGGCGAAATCCCAAAAAGTGAATTTACTACTGAAAATGGTACTTTTTCATTAAAAGTTAATGATATTATTGATGTTTTTGTTGATGTTTTTGAAGATGATGAAGGCGAATTAGTACTTTCTAAAGATAAAGCAGACATGCTCAAAGCTTGGGATCGTATTTCTGAAGCCTTTGAAAAAGACGAACTTGTTGAAGGTAAAATTGTTGGTCGTGTAAAAGGCGGTCTTTCTGTTGATATCGGCGTAAAAGCATTTTTACCTGGTTCACAAGTTGATTTACGCCCAGTTCGTAATTTAGAAAAACTTCTTGGCCAAGTTTTACAATTCAAAATTATTAAATTTAATAAAAAACGTGGAAACATTGTTCTTTCCCGTCGTGTATTATTAGAGCAAGATCGCGAGCGCATGCGCAGTGAAACATTAAAGGGTCTTCAAGTTGGCTCTTCAATGATTGGTATTGTTAAAAATATCACTGACTACGGTGCATTTATTGATCTTGGTGGAATTGATGGACTTCTACATATCACTGACATGTCATGGGGCCGTCTAAATAGTCCATCAGAAGTTTTAAATGTTGGTGACGAAATCAATGTTAAAGTTCTAAGTTTTGATCCTTCTAGCAACCGTGTTTCTTTAGGCTTAAAACAATTACAAAATGATCCTTGGATTTCTGTTGCAGAAAAATATGCTTCTGCTCAAAGATTGCGCGGAAAAGTTGTTAGCTTAACTGACTACGGCGCTTTTGTTGAACTTGAGCCAGGAGTTGAAGGGCTTATTCATGTTACTGAAATGACATGGAACCGTCGCATTAAACATCCAAGCAAAATAGTTAACATCGGTGACGAAGTTGATGTTGTTGTATTAGCTGTAGATCTTGAAAACCACCGCATTTCTTTGGGAATGAAACAAACAGAACCAAATCCTTGGGAAATTGTGACTCAAAAATATCAAGTTAACGATGTTATCCGTGGAAAAATCCGCAACATCACAGATTTTGGTATCTTTGTTGGAATTGAAGAAGGTGTTGATGGATTAATTCACGTTTCTGATATCAGCTATACAGAGCGTATTAAACACCCTCAAGATCTTTACAAAAAAGGTGATGAAGTAGAAGCAAAAGTTCTTCAAATAGATGTAGAAAATATGCGTTTCTCTCTTGGCATCAAACAATTAGGTGAAGATCCTTATGAAGTTGCTGCAAAGAAAATGCTCCCAGGCACTAAAGCAAAAGGTAAAGTAACTCGCTTAGCTGAGTTTGGTGCTTTTGTTGACATTGCTCCTGGTGTAGAAGGACTCATTCACACTAGTGAATTGGAAAATCCAAATATTGCGGTTGATGCCGAAGTTGAATTTGTAATTTTAAGTGCAGATTTTGCTGAACGTCGTTTTGAGCTTTCACAAAAAGCTGCTACTCGCGGCCTTGATGATTCTCACAATAAGACAATACAGTCTGCATTAAGCAGTGATGCTTCTTCCCAAAACAGTTTTGCTGAAGCATTTGCACGTGCAAAGGCAACTAAAGACAACACTTAA
- the sppA gene encoding signal peptide peptidase SppA: MNIQHENLPEKSGKVNYLKGKLKTFFATIGVLSVTLFILFFVGLFFLISSVSTSIKSFSTSLNPAASFGKTNGIGGFTKPHLNSQYIAGVTLNGEISADSSAVVVEKLEAAKNDKNVVGILFDVNSPGGSVVPSQEIYDTIKKIKQVKPVVTYVRDIAASGAYYSSSSSSKIIANRGSIIGSIGVIMNSFEVDKLLQFLKINPVVLKTGALKDSLSPFRPFNEKDKQYLQELLEETRLQFVEDVKAERKTSDSTMKYMADGRIVLGPQALNLKLIDALGTKDFALSEIANLAKLKNTPPLYYYEDIQSFSDLFTQKLASQTAVLMQQSITNLFSQSAEKSNSIKAK, translated from the coding sequence ATGAATATTCAACATGAAAATCTTCCTGAAAAGTCAGGAAAAGTTAATTACCTTAAAGGAAAATTAAAAACATTTTTTGCAACAATCGGAGTCTTATCAGTAACATTATTTATTTTATTTTTTGTAGGATTATTCTTTTTAATTAGCTCTGTATCAACAAGTATTAAATCTTTTTCTACATCACTAAATCCAGCCGCTTCTTTTGGAAAGACAAATGGTATTGGCGGATTCACTAAACCACATTTAAATTCACAATATATTGCTGGTGTAACTTTAAATGGTGAAATTTCTGCAGATTCTTCAGCTGTTGTAGTTGAAAAATTAGAAGCAGCAAAAAATGATAAAAATGTTGTAGGGATATTATTTGATGTGAATAGCCCAGGTGGTTCGGTTGTACCAAGCCAGGAAATTTATGATACTATTAAAAAAATAAAACAAGTAAAACCAGTCGTCACATATGTGCGAGATATTGCAGCAAGTGGTGCTTATTATTCTAGTTCTTCTTCTTCAAAAATTATTGCAAATAGAGGAAGTATTATAGGTAGTATCGGTGTCATTATGAACAGTTTTGAAGTAGACAAACTGCTACAATTTTTAAAAATAAATCCAGTTGTTTTAAAAACTGGGGCATTAAAAGATTCTCTATCTCCATTTAGACCATTTAATGAAAAAGATAAACAATATTTGCAAGAATTACTTGAAGAAACTCGATTACAATTTGTAGAAGACGTTAAAGCTGAAAGAAAAACATCTGACTCTACAATGAAATACATGGCTGATGGAAGAATAGTTCTAGGGCCTCAAGCTTTAAATTTAAAATTAATTGATGCACTAGGAACAAAAGATTTTGCTCTTTCCGAGATTGCAAATTTAGCAAAATTAAAAAATACTCCTCCTTTGTATTACTACGAAGATATTCAATCCTTTTCAGATTTATTTACACAAAAATTAGCTTCTCAAACTGCTGTATTAATGCAACAATCGATTACTAATTTATTTTCACAAAGTGCAGAAAAATCAAACTCAATCAAAGCAAAATAA
- a CDS encoding YggT family protein, with translation MLLIEILFKISYYLLYFYMLCLIITGILSLVGANPSNPIVGFLNALTSPPCRFLTRKFPRLLVRSQHGYFDMSPIVLILIIGCLMIIIQTIANHLGFYV, from the coding sequence ATGTTACTTATTGAGATATTATTTAAAATTAGTTATTATTTACTTTATTTCTACATGTTATGCCTAATTATTACTGGTATTTTAAGTCTTGTAGGCGCAAATCCATCAAACCCTATTGTTGGATTTCTAAATGCGTTAACATCTCCACCATGTCGTTTTTTAACACGTAAATTTCCAAGATTATTAGTGAGAAGTCAACACGGATATTTTGATATGTCTCCCATAGTTTTAATTTTAATTATTGGCTGTTTAATGATAATTATTCAAACAATTGCTAATCACTTAGGATTTTATGTATAA